The nucleotide sequence AAATGTGATGCAGTTATCTAGGTCACGATAAATACTGCAGCTATCACTATAAATAGCAATCTCGTCACCATTGGAGACCTAACAGtattcgagagagagagagagagagacagctgGGAAACTCAGACACTTGCCATCATTCTAACCTCCGTCTCTGCACTGTCACGATATCAAATTTTCTGGACGATTTAAGGTAACATTACATATATAACAAAATGTGAATCCCCGAGTGTATTCACCAGACGTCTCACCTAACAAGTGGGGATTGATCCTATGCTTTtcgagttaaaaaaaaaaaacctacagCTTTATGTATGGAAAGAATGCAGGTTCATCTCGGTGCAATCAAGTCATGATGCAGATCAAGTAAGTCCATGCTTCCAAGCAACAGACCACTGCAACCTGTCATGATGACCTAAATGACTCGGGAGACCTGAGGGGAATGTCTTCGGAAGAGTAGCCATCCTCGTCGGCATGTTTTGGGAGGCGCCCAGAGACAGATGATGATGGTAGACCTGCAAGGCGAAAAGGTCCTGAAACAGTAAACGATCACAAAACCACAACTGACATGCTCCAAATCCAGTACATACCATCCGCCATGTCCTTGGTTTTGTGGAGTAGGAATGTCCCCGAAAGAATTGTGACAAAGCCACACATCTCCGTGATGATCTGCGTTGGATTCTGCCGATCCCAGTCCTGTCAGAAGCCAGAAGACACTAATACGTAACAGAACAACTTCATTGTTCTACACCTACACACCAAAAGGACCACCAAAAATTTTAGCTGATAAGATAATCGAAGTCCTGAATGAAATTACATTGGGAACATCCCTTCACCAAGTTGATCTTGTCTTGGTGAAGTTGGGATCTTGACCGATAATTTAAGCACATTTATTATGCTGATGATAATATGTTAAATTGGCTTGATGGGATTGAATACATCTAACTAGTGCCAATAGTTAAGATTAGGATGGCCCCAGTTAGGATGCGTCCTAGTATTAGGAGATGACGACAATAACATATGCCCCGATATGAAACTGCCACATGcaactctccctctctctctttttttccctGCAAAGGATAAGCAGTGACGACTAGATTTGATCCCGGATTTTACGACAAAGACTTTACCAACGAGGCTAGCTAGCTGACACCTTTGACTCGAACACATAAAAGTCAAAGCCCAAGATCTAGTAGAGTCCATCCATGGTTAATAAGTTTCATCAACCCAGCATCACCAGAATTATGATcataatatgaaatcatgtttagtttggtacaaatctaaTAACACCATACACTTTTGGGATCCAATATGAAACCATCTTAAGTTCAAAGAGATCAAATCTATTAGCTGGACATGCCAGAACTAGTTTCTACTGCAATTGAAATAAGTAAATGGACAATGGGTTCAGATCCAAGCATCCTAGACTTCTCTTTTTACATATATCCTATATGtacattattattcttttttcccTTCCCTTTATTCCTCCAAGCCCCAACCAAACATTCCAGTCAATCTATTGTTGCCACCACTTGATCAACGATCCCTTCAGCAAGTGATGCTGTCAGGACTATAATTGTCGGCAGCATTACTAACAATATCTGCTGACCAACCAGTGAGAAACAGCTGCAAGTAAAGACATCAGCTCCATGGTCGCCACTTGATGGACGATCCCTTCAGCGAGTGATGCTGTTAGGACTATAATTGTCAGCAGCACTACTAACAATATCTGCTGACCAACCAATGAGAAACAGCTGCAGGTAAGACATGGGCTCCATGGTCACTGATTCAAGTGCACCTGGCCTCAGCCCAAAAGTACATAGCTACACGATGAATGTCGCAATGGGAGGTGGTGCACAAGCAGATATTATACAAAATAGATATCTTCAGCTTGCTATacttatattttatctaattatatcATTCCCTATTCAAACGAAAAGCTAGCACTTGATCTTCGTGCTGATTGTTTGTTTCTGATAGATGATCGATCAGATGGTGACAATGGTCATCTTTCATCATGCACAAAGACAACAAATGGTTAAGAACCATTTTTCTTCTTCCGAATCAGTCAACATCTTCTGAGAATTTAGAATCATGGATTGGAGCTGTCATTCTTGCAAGAAACTCTAAACACTTAGTATCTTCCATCTTGGCTTGTATATCATGGACTAACTATCACATTGTCAATTTGAACCTCCCTCTTCATTTAAATTATCCTTAAGTTAACTGTAGTTGAGATCTTGACATTATAAATCTTTTCGTCTCAAcgcttaaatgttaaaattctGTAAAAGATCTAAAAAATTACAACAAATATAACAAGATCAGAATAACAAAAACGAAGACAAAAAACTTCTCTCTTCTCAAAGCTAGAAGTAATATCCAAGGCAGTAACTGATAGCTAACCTAAGGTAGCCACTGATAGCTAACAGAGCAACCTAAGGATTGACTACACAAACATTCAAATAATCTTGTCATTGATGCACACTGAACACAAGAAGTAATGATATATATGCACTGAAGAAGATAAAGAGATTCTTCAGTAGAGATTCATCATTTTCAAATAATCtccaatatttatcattaaaacacCAAAATAACAGGTCAAGTTACCAGTTAAGATCACTGTCAATCTAGGGTCAATAAAGTATCTCATTATTAATCACCCAAACTGATGTTTCCTTCTGATAAAGTGGTAAGCTCAAtgtctttttctatttttttccaaTTCCATTACCATATTCTGtctcatttttttaatttctccttTTTTACTCTCCCTAACATGATCATCTCATACAAGATATACATGAGaacaaaagaagaaacaaaaagaaaatgtgaAAGAATATTTTTATGTGTGAATAAAGCATGGGATGAATCATGGAAGATAAGACAAACTGTACACCTTCAAGAAAGCCCTTAGACCAGCTTTAGATGTGGCAAAAATATAAGAAACTACTATTGTTGACAGAAACAAGGATCAAAGTCGTTGTAAAGTTTCCATTTTTAATTTATGCAAGATACTATACTAAAGCTCGACCATGTAGTTTCTCTAGACAGTTGATAAAAAATAAGGATGATTGTTTACTTAAACAGTACTTCATTTTTAATCTCTGCTGTATCACCGTTCAATGTAAATGGCAGTGGTCAAATATAATAATTCGACCAACATAAATGCAACAACAAAGAAGCCAGTAAGGTAGGAGCAGTACCTTGAACATAATCACACTAGCCAAAATGGTTAATGATGTAAACATCACATAGTATATGGGCGACACAACTGCTGTGTTAAATGTATCAAGAGCCTGAGGACAAAATTAAGCAAGTACAGGAGTATTAGATACTTCAAAGAGATCAGCCTATTGACAGCTAAGAACAAAATTCATTgtgattttaatttatattccATCATAAATCAGACAACTATTATCTCTACATTTCATTCCATTCTGTGTAATAATTAGTCTCAAATAAATGAACTACTAACATGAGATTAAATATAATATGCAAATAACAGTATCTACATGTCAGCAGGACTGAGACACATCTAAAATATTGAAAATTGATAAGAAAATTAAGACAATCAAACACAAAAAACATTATAACATTTATTGTTGACTTGCAATATAATGAATAGCAAACAATATGTAGATGAtaataaattgtatgatgatcgCAATGACCATTAAAGGAACGACCATTGGAATGTCTAGAAGACCATGCAGTACAGAAAAAGATTCCTCTCAGCATGTAAGTTTTTACCTGTTCACCAAAACTATAATTACTCAAGAAATTGGTAAAGATTTCATGCTTCTTGCCTAACAAACTGAGGTAGCATACTGAAGAAGTTATCTTGTTGTTTCAGTATCTTTTTGGCTTGTCTCATTATGGACAACTTCAGAAGAAAAAAATGCTTGACTTCAGAATATGACATGCTGATCAACATGAAGTTCAATTTCACAGAACGAAGATATTCAATGCTACTTGCATATGATATCATGTTAAGAATTATAcaaaaacataaattaattaaaaagtcgAGATTCAAACATGACTAAAttaaatcaatagaaaatatagccATAACTCAGAAACGTTCCATACTTTGTTCAGATAGTTCATCTGGGTAATGATACAGACAATTACTATGATTGTGAATATCCAAGTCTGGGGATAAACCAACTGGTTCATTCCTGAAAATGTCAACTTGAGAGCTATGCCAAGAGCTTTCACACTCATAACCTGCTCAATAAATAAATAGCAAGGGCACCATAAGATCATTATTTCATGGTCCAGAACATAATGGATACATCAAACAGATAAATTTCATACCGAGAGAGACCCTACAAGAGAGCAAACACCAATGTAGACCATAATATGCGTTTGCCCATACTGGGGGACAAAATGGAATATAAGTATAAATGCTGCTGCCAGCACTGCTGCTGCGTAGAATAGAAATGCTGCACAATAATAGAtgagaagtatcttagtgttgttCACAAACACTCTGATGAACAAATTGATAGAATGCAAACCACATATGATTGTGGCATTGCCAATATAAGGAATATATGagtctttttaaaaattattgaaaagaagAGAACAAAAGGTTCAATACCTGGTTCAGTTGCCAGATCCCAGACTTCTGTCACAGACTCTATCTCCCGCTCctgaggagcatgaagaactattGTTGTTGATCCCACAACACAGAGAGCACAACCAAGAATGCCAAAAATGTGTAACCTCTCCCGTAAAATGATACGTGCAAGTACTGCACTGTAGCAGAAATATTTGTTCATAATAACTCAAGGAAAAAAATAACAGAATGCATTATGTTGATTGAGAACATGCCTAATAATTATGCTAAGAGCACCAAGAGGAGTGACCAGAATAGCTGGAGCAAATGCATATGCTGCAAAATTAGCAACTTCCCCAACAATCACTGTTAAATAAGACAACTTGTTAGTTCATATTCCTTTCAAAGAGACCAGTCCTGAATTATAAAGAAAGATAACTCAAGAAATAGTAAATTACAAATATTTATGAGCATAGAATATCTTTTTGTATACTGCAACTCAATGACAGATTATTGCAAACATATTAGTGATATAAAATACAAGACCCATCTCCAAACTAAGAAGCGTGGATACAGACATGGGGCATAGACACGGCGAGgacacgtgtgtgtgtgtgtgtgtctatatatatatatatatatatgtaaatgtatgtatatatatgtatgtatatatatatgtatgtatatatatgtatgtatatatatatatgtatgtatatatatatatgtatatatatatgtatgtatatatatatatatgtatatatatatgtatgaatatatatatgtatgtatatatatatatgtatatatatatatgtatatatatatgtatgaatatatatatgtatgtatatatatatatatgtatatatatatgtatatatatatatactgaagaAGAACAGGATCAAGTGATTGATGTTACTATTAAGAAACagaatcttgatattttattcaaattattataacaatttaatcaaaatcaataaaaaaacacagattaaaaaaataaataaataataaaacagGTTAATAATATGTTAACACTTCAATCAAAactaaaaactaaaaaaataataatcaaagatAGGTGTTTTTAGTCGTAAAAAAAGCTAAACAAAATCAGTATACCTTGCTACGCAACACGACTAAGGAAGAAGCTTCGTCGAACGCTGGTGAAGTAGTCGAAGGCCCGAGGGCGTGCAACGACCACTGAGTCGCTCGCAGGTGGGGTGCTTAGGGCGAAGGGCCAAACGACAATGCGATGACAGCGGGCGATAGACAGATGCGCTCGGGGTGGAGGGCCCGAGAGCATGCAACGCAATGACGGTCATCAGGTCACTGGCAGGTGTGTCTCCAGGGAAGGAGGGTTAAAACCTTTAGTTCACTCGAGAGTTGGAGTAGAGGTGGCCGatgtgtcacgaacggtcgtcgcgcacccgcaacaactccgttcaacgaaccgttcgtcgctcacacccgcatgtacagctgcccaacagcatgttttctcatggttttgggtcattttgcttgtaaatatgtaagttcgaacaagctgcagcgttgcaaagcgaccgctcaccgaaccgagcaaaacagccccaaaacagcccaaaacggcttcgttttcgcgtgccgcgggaggtgagcggagtgctgcctccgctcaccaaaacgtcagccatctcagcacccaggaaccccccgggtggcacatggctggatggggcttcggttatataccgggcgttgaacactctttcgcaagttcgcacgtgacctttacgggaacttggtgttgcgtccgggaccaggtgagcggctgtttgtgggcttgcagctgttcgttcatccttgaaagccttgtttttctccctctccctcttttctcttgtgcacacaaggtgttcgacgaattgcttgtaaagctttccttttcgcgagacttcgggacgtgtccgttgctcgttctttcgatctaactctctttctcttttacaggtccttcgggacctgcgagaggttacaaagtgggctgatccttacggagcaagatcgcaagggcgaagcgcgacttaggcaaggcaagctaagtttcgcgtctttgccgcacgggtgacccgcgacttaggcaacgcaagctaagttcgcgtctttggccgcaagggtgccgcacgccttaggcaattccagctaaggtcgtgacattgtggtatcagagcgggcaagctcttcgatcgaacagcgaacgaacttcgcaacttcgctatggcaaagcatcgtggcgaatcaagcaagacggggcaggccggacccttgccccaagcagccgcaggtgggctgcatgtgcacactcgctctcatgctgttggagccgctcatgaggatcgcggcagcgaacaggatgagcgagaagttggcaactctccgcgagcggaggaagcgcaatctggtgcgctaactgggaaaaagagtcataaggagagactcacgacggcggaaacccgcctggatgttctggaagcgagcatggaggaactctcccatggccaacaaagacttgttggggtagagagctcgcaagaggaagcggagtccaggatcgacaaggtcgaggccctagtcgaccgactgtccgatgacaccaaggactccgtgcagcacttacaagatgttgtggcggaactcacggcgaaggtggctatgctcacacgaacgctaaatgcgggaggaggcaacacccgcgttgcaccgccacaaaacttgagggcacctgagccccatggatacggaggggccagagatgccaaggagctcgagaactttctgtttgacatggaacaatacttccgagctacgagacccgattctgaagataccaaagtttcaatagcaacaatgtatctgaacggagatgcgaaactttggtggcgaactcgttgggaggaaatccaacaaggtcggtgtcgagtcgacacatgggaagacttgaagcgggagttgagaactcagttcctaccggagaacacagagttcgtcgcaagaaggaagttgagacaactccgccaaagtaccaccatccgaaactatgtaaagcagttttctgcactgatgctggacatacaggacatgtccgagaaggacaagttgttcagtttccttgatggtttgaaaccatgggctcagcaagagctgaatcgaaggaatgttaccgacgtggtcggggcaattgcagctgcagaaaggctcaccgacttcgtttcctctgaagacccagcgagaaggaaacaatcttcaagcaatcgccctcaaaaacattctcgagggaaggagctcgggggcgaacagaagaagaagagctcccacaaagggccgaacccaaaaggcaagacctcaaaacctggaggatgcttcttgtgcggaggaccgcacatggtaagggagtgcccacagaagcaggcactcaacgctttgacagcttccatccaccctccccgatcggacaagggcaaagctgttgcccttagctcaagcagttccgaatccagcagcgacgatgaagagtcgcaaggaccccgaatgggagcaatgcgtttgttgaacgctatgcggggtcaagtgggggagaacatgaagacgaaggcacaaaaagcaggaagtagtgaactgatgtatgtggacatcaagctgaatggccaaacgacccgtgcaatggtggacacgggcgctacccacaacttcatagccgatcgtgaagcacagcgacttgggttgacattggagaagagcccaagccgaatgaaagcagtgaactcggaggccaggcgaatctccggattggcgaagggagttcccatcagaatcgggacttggagcggaaccaccaacatgatggccgtgccactagacgacttccaagtgattcttggaatggagtttatgcacgcggcgaagttggtgccgatgccattcttgaattccctatgtatgatgggaggcgatgacccctgtgtggtgcccgtctctcggagaggaaccaaggagccccaacatatttcggcattacaattgaagaaaggggtgcgaaagggcgaactaacattcgtggctgctatgaagctagagccactcaatgaagaagccattcaagaacctgctgtggtggccaacgtcctgaaggagttcaaagacgttatgccacctgagttgccgaagactcttccgccacgcagaggcgtggatcacaacattgagctggagccaggagtgaagcctccagcgagaccaccctatcgcatgcccccgccagagttagcagaactcagaaagcagttaggtgaactgctaagcggtggtctcatccgcagctcaaaagcacctttcggagctccagttctctttcagaagaaacaagatgggagcctccgattatgcgtcgactaccgagccctcaacaaagtaacagtgaagaacaagtatcccattccgctcatcgcggacttgttcgaccaattgggcaaggcgaagtatttctcaaaactcgaccttcggtcggggtattggcaggtgcgcattgctgaaggcgacgaagcaaagactacatgtgtgaccagatatggagcgtttgagttcttggtgatgcctttcggcttaaccaacgctccggcaacattctgtaccctcatgaaccagctattcaaggagtatttggataagttcgtggtcgtctacttggacgacattgtcgtctacagccaaacgctcgaggagcacgtcaagcaccttcagacgattttcaaggttctcagggagaacactttgttcgtaaaaagggagaaatgctactttgctcaaactgagatcctgttcttggggcaccgaatcggtgatggctccatccggatggacaagtcgaaggtgcaagcagttgcggaatggcgaactccaaagaaggtgccagagttgagatccttccttggtttcgtaaactactaccgacgcttcatcgcgggatattcgaagcgggcaactccactgacggagttgctgaagaaggagcagccttggaagtggtctgacagatgtgagatagcattccaagatctaaaggctgctgttctggaagaaccagtgctcaaattgccaaactatggagagccctttgaagtccatacagatgcttcggactttgctattggtggagtactcatgcaagaaggtcatccggtggcctacgagagccgcaaactcaacgagaccgagaggcggtatccagtgcatgagaaggagatgaccgcggtgatccactgcctacgagtttggcgacactacctccttgggtcgcgatttgtgctgaggacagacaacatcgccctgagctatttccaaactcagaagaaactctcaccaaagcaggcacggtggcaggacttcctggccgaATTCgacatggcaatggaatacaagcccgggaaggcgaatgtcgtggccgatgcactgagtcggaaagtggaatgcgtgaatgctgcacaactggagggcagaggccaagcaagtcagttacactccaccttcctttcccgaatcagagatggactgtatagtgatccccaggcagttatcctgatgcagctcatcaaagaaggcaaggcacgacgattttgggtccaggagggacttgtttacacaaaagggaatagggtttatgttccccgagtggacaatctaaggcgtgaactcttgaaagagtgtcacgattccctttgggctggacaccccggcattcacagaacgttggctctcgtggagagggccttctactggccaaagatggggattgatgtggaggagtatgttcgaacatgccttacttgccaacaagacaaggtggagcagcggaagccgatggggcttttggagccgttgcccgtaccagaaaggccatgggagagcatttccttagacttcatatcaagtttgccacctgtagggggactcggatcgatactcgtggtggtcgatcggttttcgaagtatgcaactttcattgctgctcccctacactgttcagcagaagaggcggccagactgatgatgagggacgtagtgaagtattggggagtcccacacaatatcattagtgatcgagacgctcggtttctaggacgattctggaccgagctattcaaattgttgggatcaaaattatacttctctacaagcctccacccccagacggatggtcagactgaaagaataaattcgctcttggagcaatatctccggcactacgtgagtgccaatcaacgagattgggtgaagctgttggacattgcccaattctcctacaacttgcagcggagctctgcgtccaacaagagccccttcgaaattatcactggacaacaaccgtcgactccgcacaccatggcaattgggtatactggaagtagtccttcagcctatcatttcgcaaaggagtggcaccgaaatgcagatattgcgcgggcttacttggagaaggcggcaaagaggatgaagaagtgggccgacttgggaaggcgaccgcaagagttcaaagttggcgatttggtgttggtaaagctccaaccagcatcactccaattcttcaggaacagagttcacaaaggattggtgcgtaagtatgaaggacccttcccaattatcagcagggtaggcaatgtttcttacaagttgcagctgccggcgtggttcaaaattcacaacgttcttcacgccagc is from Musa acuminata AAA Group cultivar baxijiao chromosome BXJ3-8, Cavendish_Baxijiao_AAA, whole genome shotgun sequence and encodes:
- the LOC135645849 gene encoding probable magnesium transporter NIPA4 isoform X2: MASTDAASAGSWVESYTGMSSDNIKGLVLALSSSSFIGASFIVKKKGLKKAGASGVRAGAGGYSYLYEPLWWAGMITMIVGEVANFAAYAFAPAILVTPLGALSIIISAVLARIILRERLHIFGILGCALCVVGSTTIVLHAPQEREIESVTEVWDLATEPAFLFYAAAVLAAAFILIFHFVPQYGQTHIMVYIGVCSLVGSLSVMSVKALGIALKLTFSGMNQLVYPQTWIFTIIVIVCIITQMNYLNKALDTFNTAVVSPIYYVMFTSLTILASVIMFKV
- the LOC135645849 gene encoding probable magnesium transporter NIPA4 isoform X1, which gives rise to MASTDAASAGSWVESYTGMSSDNIKGLVLALSSSSFIGASFIVKKKGLKKAGASGVRAGAGGYSYLYEPLWWAGMITMIVGEVANFAAYAFAPAILVTPLGALSIIISAVLARIILRERLHIFGILGCALCVVGSTTIVLHAPQEREIESVTEVWDLATEPAFLFYAAAVLAAAFILIFHFVPQYGQTHIMVYIGVCSLVGSLSVMSVKALGIALKLTFSGMNQLVYPQTWIFTIIVIVCIITQMNYLNKALDTFNTAVVSPIYYVMFTSLTILASVIMFKDWDRQNPTQIITEMCGFVTILSGTFLLHKTKDMADGLPSSSVSGRLPKHADEDGYSSEDIPLRSPESFRSS